One genomic region from Anabaena sp. PCC 7108 encodes:
- a CDS encoding photosystem II protein, Psb35-related, protein MTILIALFVVGWVAVSVVGSLAYFMGEQSKPIHERNWRSESFEQLAKSITGMEIDYSDRTPAYVMDAYTSRTLPQ, encoded by the coding sequence ATGACTATCTTAATTGCATTATTTGTTGTCGGTTGGGTAGCTGTTTCAGTTGTTGGTTCTTTGGCCTACTTCATGGGTGAACAAAGTAAGCCTATCCATGAACGTAACTGGCGTTCTGAATCTTTTGAACAATTGGCAAAATCTATTACAGGTATGGAAATAGATTACAGCGATCGCACTCCAGCTTATGTGATGGATGCTTACACCAGCCGCACTTTACCTCAATAG